The following are encoded in a window of Bacillus sp. SORGH_AS_0510 genomic DNA:
- a CDS encoding membrane-spanning protein, translating into MKRKLILILSMAFIIFMISLVLNYLIKGDSSRWQVATGGIFVSALPLLLLFKKNIPFNIPLILGYYLFIFCSLFLGSISSFYLHYKWWDSTLHFYKGIYIALAGITLYKIWIPVKVRDELSKWILSIFVLSLAVLASVIWEVYEFLGDLTPITHTMQRGGNTDTMLDLLCGLAGGLIVAIYSYVRKPNV; encoded by the coding sequence ATGAAACGAAAATTAATCCTTATCTTAAGTATGGCTTTTATTATTTTTATGATTTCTCTGGTATTGAACTACTTAATTAAAGGGGATTCATCCAGATGGCAGGTAGCTACTGGGGGTATCTTTGTAAGTGCCCTTCCACTTCTATTGTTATTTAAAAAAAACATTCCTTTTAATATCCCCCTTATATTGGGATATTATCTCTTCATTTTTTGTTCCTTGTTTCTAGGATCAATATCAAGTTTTTATCTCCATTATAAATGGTGGGACTCTACCCTTCACTTCTATAAAGGAATATATATTGCTCTTGCCGGCATAACCTTGTATAAAATATGGATTCCAGTTAAAGTACGAGATGAGCTATCGAAGTGGATACTTTCTATTTTTGTTCTTTCTCTAGCAGTTTTAGCAAGTGTGATTTGGGAGGTTTATGAATTTTTAGGAGACCTGACTCCTATTACACACACCATGCAACGTGGAGGAAATACAGATACAATGCTAGACTTGCTCTGTGGGTTAGCTGGTGGTCTAATAGTGGCCATTTATTCGTATGTAAGAAAACCAAATGTATAA
- a CDS encoding TrkA C-terminal domain-containing protein gives MQKAQIPTYERIAIDLANRIYDGKFKVGEKIHGRSTLASEYKVSPETVRRAIKILEDVEIVQSTKGSGIVISSRENAYKYIHRFSNIESIKDLEKQMNSLITERVKLDEQLLATLRKIMDYSGKLRHTNPLAPIEVEVFPGCIHIGKTISEVKFWQNTGGTVIGMKRKGELIISPGPYALIMEGDVLLVIGDDKTYDRVLHFIEE, from the coding sequence ATGCAAAAAGCACAAATACCAACATACGAACGGATTGCAATAGATTTAGCCAACAGAATATATGATGGAAAGTTTAAAGTAGGAGAAAAAATTCATGGAAGGTCCACGTTAGCAAGCGAATACAAAGTATCTCCCGAAACGGTTCGCAGAGCGATAAAAATACTTGAGGATGTGGAGATCGTTCAATCTACTAAAGGCAGTGGGATTGTTATCTCTTCTAGGGAGAATGCTTATAAATATATCCACCGTTTTTCTAATATTGAAAGTATTAAAGACCTTGAAAAGCAAATGAATTCGCTAATAACTGAAAGAGTTAAATTGGATGAGCAGTTATTGGCTACGTTAAGAAAAATTATGGATTATTCGGGAAAACTTCGGCATACTAATCCATTAGCTCCAATTGAAGTAGAGGTATTTCCAGGGTGTATACATATTGGAAAAACAATTTCAGAGGTGAAATTTTGGCAGAATACAGGTGGAACGGTGATCGGCATGAAAAGAAAGGGTGAATTGATTATCTCACCCGGACCCTATGCATTAATTATGGAAGGCGATGTACTTCTTGTAATAGGGGATGATAAAAC